A window of the Streptomyces luomodiensis genome harbors these coding sequences:
- a CDS encoding tyrosine-type recombinase/integrase, with protein MARYRDYVTHDLIPTLGTLTLDELGHRHIAGFAHSQLDAGRGRVTVYRCPATLSSALGDAVRQHRLAHNPARPAVIPRPAAPERHVWTPQETVRFLDYCHDADPLIANLCELLIGTGMRMGEALGLHWADVHTDEQVLYVRYTLSAINNSRLVITPPETRASKNWVKALEQRATATRTHINDPSDLFTDLVFCRPDGQPLRPHTVLDRFRKRTREANMPRITLHDLRHLAATLTLTAGVPLAIVSKTLRHSTLSTTANIYSHLTQQAAHDAVNAIDTTLTQADARSSRHPHWPAWLRPHRDHTNQHHSPLRALYSPALAPTSPLRVPAPGNACDHHATTTPKHTERGRLRYPRKRPPTCDDAGRDHRI; from the coding sequence GTGGCCCGCTACCGGGATTACGTCACCCACGACCTCATCCCCACGCTGGGCACATTGACGCTGGACGAGCTCGGTCACCGCCACATCGCGGGATTCGCGCACTCTCAACTCGACGCCGGCCGCGGCCGGGTCACCGTGTACCGGTGCCCGGCCACGCTCTCCAGCGCCCTGGGCGACGCGGTGCGCCAGCATCGCCTCGCCCACAATCCCGCACGCCCCGCCGTCATTCCCCGCCCCGCTGCACCCGAACGCCATGTGTGGACACCCCAGGAGACGGTCCGGTTCCTGGACTACTGCCACGACGCCGACCCTCTCATCGCCAATCTGTGCGAGCTCCTCATCGGCACCGGCATGCGCATGGGCGAGGCCCTCGGCCTGCACTGGGCCGACGTCCACACCGACGAACAGGTGCTCTACGTCCGCTACACCCTCTCCGCCATCAACAACTCCCGCCTGGTCATCACCCCACCCGAAACCCGCGCCAGCAAGAACTGGGTCAAAGCTCTCGAACAGCGCGCCACAGCCACCCGCACCCATATCAATGACCCATCAGATCTGTTCACCGATCTCGTCTTCTGCCGACCCGACGGACAACCGCTCCGGCCCCATACCGTCCTGGACCGATTCCGCAAACGCACCAGAGAAGCCAACATGCCCCGCATCACCCTGCACGATCTGCGTCACCTCGCCGCCACGCTCACCCTCACCGCAGGCGTCCCCCTCGCCATCGTCTCCAAGACTCTGCGCCACTCCACCCTCTCCACCACCGCCAACATCTACAGCCACCTCACCCAGCAAGCCGCACACGACGCCGTCAACGCCATCGACACCACCCTCACCCAAGCCGACGCCCGCAGCAGCCGCCATCCACACTGGCCCGCCTGGCTGCGACCACACCGCGACCACACCAACCAGCACCACAGCCCGCTCAGAGCGCTCTACTCCCCCGCCCTGGCACCCACTTCACCCCTCCGCGTCCCAGCCCCAGGGAACGCATGCGACCACCATGCGACCACCACGCCGAAACACACGGAAAGAGGCCGCCTCCGCTACCCGCGGAAACGGCCTCCGACCTGCGATGATGCTGGTCGGGACCACAGGATTTGA
- a CDS encoding caspase, EACC1-associated type, with the protein MTIPDPRKSRAVLIGIDDYAHADLPAMPAAAAGARHLAGLLRDPSVWGLAEEHVTVIGSTAPVEQVLGAVRDAALGAEDTLVVYFAGHGLRDRSERLYLALTAADADYPQIGTLPYLQLRDVIRQSGYRAKHRVTVLDCCYSGIAGGMSSDAAPTRTELARALEEPEDSSGEGDDQEGTEDRYGDCVLTSAPPTRRSFVLQGARFPEFTGELIDILETGIPGADVTVSLETTWRRVHNRMRRRGSPEPQQFAQNAVTHHLHLRNRAVPFGPEPADEPETSSQQAPGPDSWDSGGTDLTVTWQATVDAQRPPSPDPTTTRTPKQPGHERRSSRLCVPGAPATLFDSRDAPLHSVAFNPSGTLLASASEDGTVRLWELATQKCVRSLSHQVVNPWAKPLAEVLAFNPRFSAALSVAFSPDGTDLAVGNGDGTISLWDVADGSETVLPYLDGTQWNGSVASVCFSPTDAMLAGTYDAPAIRLWDVATRTSMATLATGDAHWVAQVAFSPCGQVLASASGNGNPNNTVNDGLLQLWDTSSGAEIATLTETNSPAGQPLAFSSDGKTLASLRSDGRITLWDIAARKTSATITGPSAGVTCVAFGHNGVLAGGFLDGTVTLWNTVSSRSIAVLTTGTNSAVSSLAFSPDGAFLASATRKLTVWPLATDRARVLGPDHRDTLNARAVGAINLGKAGEHAEAARLLAEVAADRARVLGPDHPDTLNARGDHASNVGGTGEHAEAARLHAELAADRARVLGPDHYSTLLTRHHHAWEVGEAGEHAESARLYAELASDSARVLGPDHRDTLNARAVGAINLGKAGEHAEAARLLAEVAADRARVLGPDHPDTLNARGDHASNVGGTGEHAEAARLHAELAADRARVLGPDHYSTLLTRHHHAWEVGEAGEHAESARLYAELASDSARVLGPDHRDTLNARAVGAINLGKAGEHAEAARLLAEVAADRARVLGRDHLDTLNARSFSDRWSE; encoded by the coding sequence GTGACGATTCCTGATCCGCGCAAGAGTCGGGCGGTGCTGATCGGGATCGATGACTATGCACACGCTGACCTGCCGGCGATGCCGGCGGCGGCAGCCGGAGCACGTCACCTGGCTGGCTTGCTGCGCGATCCGTCGGTTTGGGGCCTGGCCGAGGAGCACGTCACGGTGATCGGCTCCACGGCCCCGGTCGAACAGGTGCTGGGAGCGGTCAGGGATGCCGCGCTGGGCGCCGAGGACACATTGGTGGTGTACTTCGCCGGACACGGACTCCGGGACCGCAGCGAGCGGCTGTACCTGGCACTGACAGCCGCTGACGCCGACTACCCACAGATCGGCACCCTGCCCTACCTTCAGTTACGCGACGTGATCCGGCAGAGCGGCTATCGGGCTAAACACCGCGTCACGGTGCTGGACTGCTGCTACAGCGGCATAGCTGGCGGCATGTCCAGCGATGCTGCCCCCACCCGCACGGAATTGGCCCGTGCCCTGGAAGAACCCGAGGACTCCAGCGGTGAGGGGGACGATCAGGAGGGGACCGAGGACCGCTACGGGGACTGCGTCCTGACCTCCGCCCCGCCGACGAGACGATCGTTCGTCCTGCAGGGTGCGCGCTTTCCGGAATTCACGGGCGAGCTGATCGACATCCTGGAAACCGGAATCCCTGGGGCGGACGTCACCGTAAGCCTGGAGACGACATGGCGAAGAGTCCATAACCGCATGCGCCGACGCGGCAGCCCAGAACCACAGCAGTTCGCACAGAACGCTGTCACTCACCATCTCCACCTCCGCAATCGCGCCGTCCCGTTCGGACCGGAACCGGCGGACGAACCGGAGACCTCGTCCCAACAGGCCCCTGGCCCGGACTCCTGGGACAGCGGCGGCACCGACCTGACCGTCACGTGGCAGGCGACGGTCGACGCCCAAAGGCCGCCGAGCCCGGACCCGACGACCACCCGAACCCCTAAGCAGCCCGGCCACGAGCGGCGTTCGAGCCGTCTCTGCGTTCCGGGGGCCCCGGCGACCCTCTTCGATAGCCGTGACGCTCCTCTGCACTCGGTGGCCTTCAATCCATCCGGCACGCTGCTGGCCAGCGCCAGCGAGGATGGCACGGTCAGACTATGGGAGCTGGCCACCCAGAAGTGTGTCAGGTCCTTGTCCCACCAGGTTGTCAACCCGTGGGCAAAACCCCTCGCTGAGGTCCTCGCGTTCAACCCTCGCTTTTCCGCCGCCCTGTCCGTGGCGTTCAGCCCGGACGGAACCGACCTGGCCGTTGGCAACGGTGACGGGACCATCAGTCTCTGGGATGTGGCGGATGGCTCAGAGACCGTCCTGCCCTACCTCGACGGGACCCAGTGGAACGGGTCGGTCGCTTCCGTGTGCTTCTCCCCAACCGACGCAATGCTGGCGGGAACCTATGACGCGCCAGCCATCAGGCTGTGGGACGTGGCCACCCGCACCAGCATGGCCACCCTGGCCACCGGCGACGCACACTGGGTCGCGCAGGTGGCGTTCAGCCCCTGCGGGCAGGTTCTGGCCAGCGCCAGTGGGAACGGCAACCCGAACAACACGGTGAACGACGGCCTGCTTCAGCTATGGGACACGTCGTCCGGAGCAGAGATAGCCACCCTGACCGAAACAAACTCCCCCGCAGGGCAACCCCTGGCCTTCAGCTCCGATGGGAAGACGCTGGCGAGCCTCCGCAGCGATGGGCGGATCACACTTTGGGACATCGCAGCTCGCAAGACGTCCGCGACCATCACCGGACCCAGCGCCGGCGTGACCTGCGTCGCGTTCGGGCACAACGGGGTCCTAGCGGGCGGTTTCCTCGATGGCACCGTCACCCTTTGGAACACGGTCAGCAGCAGGAGCATCGCGGTCCTCACCACCGGCACCAACAGCGCCGTCAGTTCCCTCGCCTTCAGCCCGGACGGTGCGTTCCTCGCCAGCGCGACCAGAAAGCTCACTGTCTGGCCACTAGCCACTGACCGGGCGCGTGTCCTGGGACCCGACCACCGCGACACCCTGAACGCCCGCGCCGTCGGCGCTATCAACCTCGGCAAGGCGGGGGAGCATGCGGAGGCGGCACGGTTGCTGGCCGAGGTCGCCGCCGACCGGGCACGCGTTCTGGGACCCGACCACCCCGACACCCTGAACGCGCGCGGGGACCACGCCAGCAATGTCGGTGGGACAGGAGAACACGCCGAGGCGGCACGTCTGCACGCCGAGCTGGCCGCCGACCGAGCACGCGTCCTGGGACCTGATCACTACAGCACCCTGCTCACCCGCCATCACCACGCCTGGGAAGTCGGAGAGGCGGGGGAACATGCGGAGTCGGCACGTCTGTACGCCGAGCTGGCCTCCGACTCGGCGCGTGTCCTCGGGCCTGACCACCGCGACACCCTGAACGCCCGCGCCGTCGGCGCTATCAACCTTGGCAAGGCGGGGGAGCATGCGGAGGCGGCACGGTTGCTGGCCGAGGTCGCCGCCGACCGGGCACGCGTTCTGGGACCCGACCACCCCGACACCCTGAACGCGCGCGGGGACCACGCCAGCAATGTCGGTGGGACAGGAGAACACGCCGAGGCGGCACGTCTGCACGCCGAGCTGGCCGCCGACCGAGCACGCGTCCTGGGACCTGATCACTACAGCACCCTGCTCACCCGCCATCACCACGCCTGGGAAGTCGGAGAGGCGGGGGAACATGCGGAGTCGGCACGTCTGTACGCCGAGCTGGCCTCCGACTCGGCGCGTGTCCTCGGGCCTGACCACCGCGACACCCTGAACGCCCGCGCCGTCGGCGCTATCAACCTTGGCAAGGCGGGGGAGCATGCGGAGGCGGCACGGTTGCTGGCCGAGGTCGCCGCCGACCGGGCACGCGTCCTGGGACGCGACCACCTCGACACCCTGAACGCGCGGTCGTTTTCAGATCGCTGGAGCGAGTGA
- a CDS encoding transposase family protein, translated as MSDEPGSAWQVIADAAGRLLAASPTIPGARHDMGAASDYAPPGDAEVKCWADKAYRGAGGTTRAPVRGWPLKLRQRRHNSTHAGIRCLGEQAMAALKGWRLPRKLRCSTNRVTAIVKTIPAPRHAST; from the coding sequence ATGTCCGACGAGCCCGGCTCGGCGTGGCAGGTCATCGCCGACGCGGCAGGTCGTCTGCTGGCGGCCTCACCCACCATTCCGGGCGCTCGCCACGACATGGGTGCTGCCAGTGACTACGCCCCCCCCGGCGACGCGGAGGTGAAGTGCTGGGCGGACAAGGCGTATCGAGGCGCCGGCGGCACCACCCGGGCGCCCGTCCGCGGCTGGCCTCTCAAGCTGCGGCAACGTCGGCACAACAGCACCCACGCCGGAATCCGTTGCCTCGGCGAGCAAGCCATGGCCGCCCTGAAGGGCTGGCGCCTCCCGCGGAAACTCCGTTGTAGCACCAACCGAGTCACTGCCATCGTGAAGACCATCCCCGCCCCTCGTCACGCCTCAACCTGA
- a CDS encoding FAD-dependent monooxygenase has product MKKPEVLIVGAGIAGPALAYWLSRNGYRPTVVEHARQLRSGGSAIVVKGPAIPVADRMGILPQLRGLATRNRSLTLLDPGGRRILQLPLTSGKAPTVEVTRADLSEVLHRSAQTEAEFLFDDTVTALDQDGGGVDVTFRRSAPRRFDLVVGADGIHSTVRRLVFGPERQFANDLGLYGATVPLEPDAIEDPNEMTMLTVPNRMLVLHPSRTTPLAIFTFRAAQLAPHDRKNTALHKQTVADAYADVRWRAPELVAAFLDHPAPFFDPLTTVRMPSWSRGRVVLLGDAAAATALLGDGSSMAMAGAYALAEELAAHPGDHARAFAAYESRLRREVGPRQRRVGLLSRLMVPRTRPGLAVRNTVGRAVGRTNRIASREAANR; this is encoded by the coding sequence ATGAAGAAGCCCGAGGTGCTGATAGTCGGTGCCGGAATCGCAGGGCCCGCACTCGCGTACTGGCTCTCCCGGAATGGATACCGGCCGACGGTCGTCGAACATGCCCGGCAGCTGCGCTCCGGTGGTAGCGCGATCGTCGTGAAGGGGCCCGCGATCCCGGTCGCCGACCGCATGGGCATCCTCCCGCAGCTCCGCGGACTCGCCACCCGCAATCGGTCACTGACCCTGCTCGACCCCGGCGGCAGGCGAATCCTGCAACTCCCGCTCACCTCGGGCAAGGCTCCGACGGTCGAGGTGACCCGAGCCGACCTGTCCGAGGTGCTCCACCGGTCGGCGCAGACCGAGGCCGAGTTCTTGTTCGACGACACGGTCACCGCTCTCGACCAGGACGGAGGCGGGGTCGACGTCACCTTCCGGCGGTCCGCGCCACGGCGCTTCGACTTGGTAGTCGGTGCCGACGGGATTCACTCCACCGTACGGCGCCTGGTATTCGGCCCCGAGCGGCAGTTCGCGAACGACCTGGGCCTGTACGGCGCGACCGTCCCGTTGGAACCCGACGCCATCGAGGACCCGAACGAGATGACGATGCTGACCGTGCCGAACCGGATGCTGGTCCTCCACCCCTCGCGGACCACTCCGCTCGCGATCTTCACCTTCCGGGCCGCACAGCTAGCGCCCCACGACCGCAAGAACACTGCCCTTCACAAGCAGACCGTGGCTGACGCCTACGCCGACGTGCGGTGGCGGGCACCGGAACTCGTGGCGGCGTTCCTCGACCACCCGGCTCCGTTCTTCGACCCCCTGACCACCGTCCGGATGCCCTCGTGGTCCCGCGGACGGGTCGTACTGCTCGGGGACGCGGCGGCGGCGACAGCCCTGCTGGGCGACGGGTCCAGCATGGCGATGGCGGGCGCGTACGCCCTCGCAGAAGAGCTCGCCGCCCATCCCGGTGATCACGCCCGCGCCTTCGCCGCCTACGAGTCGCGCCTCCGCCGTGAGGTAGGCCCGCGGCAGCGACGCGTCGGTCTGCTCTCCAGGCTCATGGTGCCCCGCACCAGGCCGGGCCTCGCGGTGCGCAACACCGTGGGCCGCGCGGTCGGTCGCACGAACCGGATCGCCTCTCGCGAAGCCGCGAACCGGTAG
- a CDS encoding ArsR/SmtB family transcription factor — protein MAGKNLVGPEADALDLGAVFRALADEHRRSVMTELAADRSDSERGCNSFNLPISKQTQTHHFRVLREAGLIDEIDYGNRKGIRLRRADIEKRFPGLLTLLGAESPGATAPR, from the coding sequence GTGGCCGGGAAGAACCTGGTCGGCCCGGAGGCCGATGCGCTCGATCTGGGTGCGGTGTTCCGCGCCCTCGCCGACGAGCACCGTCGTTCGGTGATGACGGAGTTGGCCGCCGACCGCAGCGACAGCGAGCGGGGCTGCAACTCGTTCAATCTTCCGATCTCGAAGCAGACCCAGACCCACCACTTCCGGGTCCTGCGCGAGGCAGGTCTCATTGACGAGATCGACTACGGCAACCGCAAGGGCATCCGACTACGACGCGCGGACATCGAGAAGAGATTCCCCGGGCTGCTCACGCTCCTGGGCGCAGAGTCCCCGGGCGCTACTGCTCCTCGCTGA